The Prionailurus viverrinus isolate Anna chromosome C1, UM_Priviv_1.0, whole genome shotgun sequence DNA window AGAGAGGCTGCAGCATGGCcgcctccccagctcccacttcCTTGATGCCCCAAATAAGTACACAGGTCCTTTTCATTGAAGAGTTTTACTGCTAATCACTCCGGGAACagatggaggtggggtggggggaacaagTCACAAACATGGGGGACTGTGAAGGTCCCTAGATCAAGGCTCCCTGAGGGCTTCCCTTTCATTCCTAAGGCAGGGCCAGACCTCTTCTCCAGGCCAAGGAGGCCCCTTCCATTGGGAAGGCTGCTCCCCCCAACACAGGTGGGGCCCAGCAGATGGGAACTGGCAGCCACCGCAATGTGCCCCGAGCATTTCATACACAATTCCGAGGACCCTCAGACAGTGATGCCACCTCACAGGGACTTCCTCAAAGGCCAGGGGATGATTGCCCTAATGATACGAGCATGTGCCAAGCCTATCCTACTTCTCTTTCATCCCAAGGAGATGAAGCCAAGACTGGATCCTCCCACTTTCCAAGGCAAGAAATTGGCCTGGAAAGGGGCAGGGATTTTTACTCAAGGGTCCCTTCTCAGGACTTCCTGGAGATCCTGGCTTCAGAGGCAACAGGAAACCATTCTCcaaagtgggaggaggggcttgAGGTCAAGGGGGCAGCAGCAGATCCTACAGATCTTCCTACACTAGGCtggggtctgtctctctctctctctctctctctctctttctccctcattgTCCTTCAGCTGGCGTCTTTCCCAGCCTGCTCTCCCATGTGCGTTTTCTGGTGGCGGATAAGGTTGGAGCTCCGGGAgaagtgtttcccacacagagtgcACCAGTAGGGCTTCTCCCCTCTGTGGGTCCTCTGGTGTGCTCCAAAGTTGGAGATGTCGCTGAAGGTCCGCCCACACTCGGTGCACTCATAGGGCCTCTCGCCCGTGTGCGTGCGGTGGTGCACGCCGAAGCTGGAGCTGTTGCTGAAGCTCTTGCCGCACTCACAGCAGATGTAGGGTGCTGGCTCCAGGTGCGTCCGGTGATGCACCGCCAGCGTGGCACTCTGGCTGAAGCTCTTGCCACAGAGGTCACAGCGGTACGGCCGCTTGCCCAGGTGATCCTGTTGGTGCGTGGTTAGGTCTGAGCGCCGCCGAAAGCTCTCCTGACACTTGGGACATTTGTAGTGCTTCTCTTCCAGGTGGATCCGCTCGTGCCGGATGCGGTTGGAGCTTCTCGAGAAGCTCTTGCCACATTCAGAACACTTGTAAGGTTTCTCGCCGGTGTGGATCCGCTGGTGTGTTCTCAGGTTGGAGGTATTATTGAAGGTTTTGCCACACTGGGCACATATAAAGGGCTTCTCGTCGATCTCGGGCCTTGGGTGAGCCATGGGGCCCCCGGGCTCTCTGGCGGGGTCGGTGACTTTCTGCAACGGTTTTTTTGGGTGGATCTCTTGTGGACCTTCTGACAggctctcttgctcatgctccttctctccATCTGGGATCCGAAAACCCTCCAAGTCCTCCACTCTCCAAGGCTCACCCCATTCCCCTTCCTCAGGCAGGTGCTGTTCTGGATtctgctccttctccttctcacTGCCCATTTCTGAACCCTGAGAATgaacacaaatggccaacaccTTTATTCCTTGGTGTTGGGTCAGGCTAGACCACAGGGAATCTTGTTCTGGTAAAGGGGTGTACACCTTCCCCAGGGAACCATCCATTAGAAATAACCTCAATTAACTGGAATACTTGGATGCAATGCCTTTACTTACTTTCAAGTTACAAA harbors:
- the ZNF691 gene encoding zinc finger protein 691, which encodes MGSEKEKEQNPEQHLPEEGEWGEPWRVEDLEGFRIPDGEKEHEQESLSEGPQEIHPKKPLQKVTDPAREPGGPMAHPRPEIDEKPFICAQCGKTFNNTSNLRTHQRIHTGEKPYKCSECGKSFSRSSNRIRHERIHLEEKHYKCPKCQESFRRRSDLTTHQQDHLGKRPYRCDLCGKSFSQSATLAVHHRTHLEPAPYICCECGKSFSNSSSFGVHHRTHTGERPYECTECGRTFSDISNFGAHQRTHRGEKPYWCTLCGKHFSRSSNLIRHQKTHMGEQAGKDAS